A genomic window from Sulfurimonas hongkongensis includes:
- a CDS encoding NAD(P)H-quinone oxidoreductase subunit 3: MEHIVTSNPYFGVFVLFVITFGAFTATTVIARLASRALAAKDSEKIKLSVYECGPEVTKQPNRISPQFYLFALLFLLFDVEIIFMFPWAVDFKLLGWFGFAEMLMFILLLTIGFIYAWKKGALEWHNIK, translated from the coding sequence ATGGAGCATATAGTGACTTCAAATCCGTATTTTGGTGTCTTTGTACTATTTGTTATAACATTTGGTGCATTTACAGCTACAACGGTGATAGCTCGTTTAGCGAGTCGTGCATTAGCAGCTAAGGATAGTGAAAAAATCAAACTCTCAGTTTACGAGTGTGGACCAGAGGTAACTAAACAGCCAAATAGAATTTCGCCACAGTTTTATCTATTTGCACTTTTGTTTTTACTTTTTGATGTTGAGATTATTTTTATGTTTCCATGGGCGGTAGATTTTAAACTACTTGGTTGGTTTGGTTTTGCTGAGATGTTGATGTTTATACTTTTATTGACTATCGGTTTTATATACGCATGGAAAAAAGGAGCGCTTGAATGGCACAACATAAAGTAA
- a CDS encoding NADH-quinone oxidoreductase subunit C, producing the protein MRAYKPKDDVQKKPYYTDRFYKSPQVPKSTPESDELFSADLEAIKSKFEVLDAYIQVGQLVVYINPQDNFKVLELLKNERAYSQLSEMSAIDWIADRGGFEVFYQMLSMQKRRRIRIKTFIKKNQAINSVEKLFRSADWSEREMFDMFGIEANGHPFMKRILMPYDWQGHPLLKTYPLQGDEFAAWYEVDKIFGKEARDIIGPEIRDTARVDRYDSERFSLLGHEVPKGTKVTGDEPKVKEAYQEEGGVFLIKKFDRKSSVVIDDPQR; encoded by the coding sequence ATGAGAGCTTATAAACCTAAAGATGATGTACAGAAAAAACCATACTATACAGATAGATTTTATAAATCTCCACAAGTTCCTAAAAGTACTCCAGAGAGTGATGAACTCTTTAGTGCAGACTTAGAGGCTATAAAGTCCAAATTTGAGGTACTTGATGCTTATATACAAGTTGGGCAGTTAGTTGTTTATATAAATCCACAAGATAATTTTAAAGTGCTAGAACTTTTAAAAAATGAAAGAGCTTACTCTCAACTCTCTGAGATGAGTGCTATTGACTGGATTGCAGATCGCGGTGGGTTTGAGGTTTTTTACCAGATGCTAAGTATGCAAAAGAGAAGAAGAATCCGCATCAAAACTTTTATAAAAAAGAATCAAGCCATAAACTCAGTTGAGAAACTTTTTCGCTCGGCTGATTGGTCTGAGAGAGAGATGTTTGATATGTTTGGCATAGAGGCTAATGGACATCCGTTTATGAAAAGAATCCTTATGCCTTATGATTGGCAAGGACACCCACTTCTAAAGACTTATCCACTCCAAGGTGATGAGTTTGCGGCTTGGTATGAAGTAGATAAGATTTTTGGTAAAGAAGCAAGAGATATAATAGGACCTGAAATTCGTGATACTGCGAGAGTTGATCGCTATGATTCTGAGAGATTTTCTCTTTTGGGTCATGAGGTGCCTAAGGGAACTAAGGTTACAGGCGATGAGCCTAAAGTAAAAGAAGCTTACCAAGAAGAAGGTGGAGTTTTCTTGATTAAAAAATTTGATAGAAAGTCATCAGTAGTTATTGATGATCCTCAAAGATAG
- a CDS encoding NuoB/complex I 20 kDa subunit family protein: MAQHKVNYTQNAGLPVALTSIDKIVNWGRSNSLWALTYGLACCGIEMMASGAARYDFDRFGTIFRASPRQADVMIVAGTLTKKHAEFIKRLYDQMTEPRWVISMGSCANTGGMFNTYATVQGVDRVIPVDLYLPGCAPRPETLQYGVMLLQKKIRANQASRAQKAKRLM; encoded by the coding sequence ATGGCACAACATAAAGTAAACTATACACAAAATGCAGGTTTACCTGTAGCACTAACAAGTATAGATAAAATTGTTAATTGGGGTCGTTCAAACTCGCTTTGGGCACTGACTTATGGTCTTGCATGTTGTGGGATTGAGATGATGGCATCTGGTGCTGCAAGATATGACTTTGACCGTTTTGGAACGATTTTTCGTGCATCTCCTCGTCAAGCTGATGTTATGATAGTAGCTGGAACTCTTACAAAAAAACATGCTGAGTTTATTAAAAGACTTTACGACCAGATGACTGAGCCTAGATGGGTTATATCTATGGGCTCATGTGCAAATACTGGTGGAATGTTTAACACTTATGCAACTGTTCAGGGTGTAGATAGAGTGATTCCTGTAGATTTGTATCTTCCAGGCTGTGCACCAAGGCCTGAGACACTACAGTATGGCGTTATGCTTCTACAGAAAAAGATTCGTGCAAACCAAGCTTCAAGAGCACAAAAAGCAAAAAGGTTAATGTAA